One window from the genome of Manis pentadactyla isolate mManPen7 chromosome 15, mManPen7.hap1, whole genome shotgun sequence encodes:
- the KMT2B gene encoding histone-lysine N-methyltransferase 2B isoform X5 — translation MAAAAGGGSCPGPGSARGRFPGRPRGSGGGGGRGGRGSGAERVRVALRRGGSAAGPGGAEPGEDTALLRLLGLRRGLRRLRRLWAGPRVQRGRGRGRGRGWGPCRGSVPQEESSDGESDDEEFQGFHSDEDVAPSSLRSALRSQRGRAPRGRGRKHKTTPIPPPRLADVAPTPSKTPARKRGEEGTERMVQALTELLRRAQAPPAPRSRACEPSTPRRSRGRPPGRPAGPCRKKQQAIVVAEAAVTIPKSEPPPPVVPVKHRTGSWKCKEGPGPGPGTPKRGGQSGRGGRGGRGRGRGGLPIMIKFVSKAKRVKMEQLSLGFESGQGQEQHEESWQDASQGRVGSGQGEGPCWRKEQKLEEEGEEEEEEEKDKEEEDEEKQEKAVAKEETMLAEEKQETKLPSPPLTPPGPPPPLTPSPPPPPSTSPPPPLCPPPPPVSPLPLPSPPPPPAPEEQEESLPPVVPATCSRKRGRPPLTPSQRAEREAARAVPEGTSPPTPTPSTTMGGPLEDSPTMVPKSTTFLKNIRQFIMPVVSARSSRVIKTPRRFMDEDTPKPPKVEVSPILRPPVATSPLAPQEPAPAPSPPRAPTPPSTPIPLPEKRRSILREPTFRWTSLTRELPPPPPAPPPAPPPPPIPVTPSRRPLLLRAPQFTPSEAHLKIYESVLTTPPLGAPEAPEPEPPPTDDSPAEPEPRAAGRTNHLSLPRFAPVVVTPVKAEVPPPGAPAPNSGQQQPQAQLQQPLQALHTQPLPQALPPQQPQSPPQERARITSLGSLPLSGVEEKMFSLLKRAKVQLFKIDQQQQQKVASTMPPSPGGQMEEVVGAVKQIPDRGSVRSEDESMETKRERPSGPESPVQGPRIKHVCRHAAVALGQARAMVPEDVPRLSALPLRDRQDLATEDTSSASETESVPSQSQQGKVESSGPGGDSEPAGSGGSLAHTPRRSMPSHHGKKMRMARCGHCRGCLRVQDCGSCVNCLDKPKFGGPNTKKQCCVYRKCDKIEARKMERLAKKGRTIVKTLLPWDSDESPEASPGPPGPRRGAGAGGPREEVVASPGTEEQDSLLQRKSARRCVKQRPSYDIFEDSDDSEPGGPPAPRRRNPRENELPMLEPEEQSRPRKPTLQPVLQLKARRRPDKDALAPGPYASFPNGWTGKQKSPDGVHRVRVDFKEDCDLENVWLMGGLSVLTSVPGGPPMVCLLCASKGLHELVFCQVCCDPFHPFCLEEAERPLPQHHDTWCCRRCKFCHVCGRKGRGSKHLLECERCRHAYHPACLGPSYPTRATRKRRHWICSACVRCKSCGATPGKNWDVEWSGDYSLCPRCTQLYEKGNYCPICTRCYEDNDYESKMMQCAQCDHWVHAKCEGLSDEDYEILSGLPDSVLYTCGPCAGATHPRWREALSGALQEGLRRVLQGLLSSKVAGPLLLCTQCGQDGKQLHPGPCDLQVVSQRFEEGHYKSVLHGGRGGHPDEALGRRDPRAPGWRPDEGAPTEAARVCVRLVRRPRPQVLATEYPAAKTCQMLALPVHSGVLPNAVLPPSLDHVYAQWRQQEPETPESGQPPGDPSAALQGKDPAAFSHLEDPRQCALCLKYGDADSKEAGRLLYIGQNEWTHVNCAIWSAEVFEENDGSLKNVHAAVARGRQMRCELCLKPGATVGCCLSSCLSNFHFMCARASYCIFQDDKKVFCQKHTDLLDGKEIVTPDGFDVLRRVYVDFEGINFKRKFLTGLEPDAINVLIGSIRIDSLGTLSDLSDCEGRLFPIGYQCSRLYWSTVDARRRCWYRCRILEYRPWGPREAPVHLEAAEENQTIVHSPAPSSVPPDHVDPLPDTDALIPGAPEHHSPIQNLDTPLRMDPSSAPPPVPRSFLGARIKVPNYSPSRRPLGGVSFGPLPSPGSPSSLTHHIPTVGDLDFPAPPRRSRRPSPLAPRLPPSRRASSPLRTSPQLRVPPPTSVVRALTPTSGELAPPGLAPSPPPPPEDLGPDFEDMEVVSGLSAADLDFAASLLGTEPFQEEIVAAGAVGSSRGGPGDSSEEEASPSPRYMHFPVTVVSGPALAPSALPGAPRIEQLDGVDDGTDSEAEAVQQPRGQGTPPSGPGVGRAGVIGSVGDRARPPEDLPSEIVDFVLKNLGGSGDGGAGPREEPLPPAPPLANGNQPHQGLPPNPADPTRTFAWLPGAPGVRVLSLGPAPEPPKPATSKIILVNKLGQVFVKMAGEGEPVSPPVKQPPLPPPIPPAAPASWTLPPGPLLGVLPVVGVVRPAPPPVPPPLTLVLSSGPPSPPHQAIRVKRVSTFSGRSPPAPPPSKTPRLEADRESLEDASQGLGLSGSGCSRVRMKTPTVRGVLDLDDPGEPTGEESPRPLQDRSPLLSFPESDPPRAPDGPPDLLLESQWHHYSGEASSSEEEPPSPEDKENQAPKRAGPHLRFEISSEDGFSVEAESLEGAWRTLIEKVQEARGHARLRHLSFSGMSGARLLGIHHDAVIFLAEQLPGAQRCQHYKFRYHQQGEGQEEPPLNPHGAARAEVYLRKCTFDMFNFLASQHRVLPEGATCDEEEDEVQLRSTRRATSLELPMAMRFRHLKKTSKEAVGVYRSAIHGRGLFCKRNIDAGEMVIEYSGIVIRSVLTDKREKFYDGKGIGCYMFRMDDFDVVDATMHGNAARFINHSCEPNCFSRVIHVEGQKHIVIFALRRILRGEELTYDYKFPIEDASNKLPCNCGAKRCRRFLN, via the exons atggcggcggcggcgggcggcggtAGTTGCCCCGGGCCTGGCTCCGCGCGAGGCCGCTTCCCAGGCCGGCCGCGAGGCTCCGGCGGGGGCGGGGGCCGCGGCGGACGGGGCAGCGGGGCCGAGAGAGTGCGGGTAGCTCTGCGGCGCGGCGGCAGCGCGGCGGGGCCGGGTGGAGCCGAGCCCGGGGAGGACACGGCCCTGCTCCGTTTGCTGGGGCTCCGCCGGGGCCTGCGCCGTCTCCGCCGCCTGTGGGCCGGCCCGCGCGTTcagcggggccggggccggggccggggccggggctggGGCCCCTGCCGGGGCTCCGTGCCACAGGAAGAGAGCAGTGACGGGGAATCCGACGATGAG GAGTTTCAGGGTTTTCATTCAGATGAAGATGTGGCCCCCAGTTCCCTGCGCTCTGCGCTCCGATCCCAGCGAG GTCGAGCCCCCCGAGGTCGGGGCCGCAAGCATAAGACGACCCCCATTCCACCTCCTCGCCTAGCAGATGTGGCTCCTACCCCCTCAAAGACTCCTGCCCGGAAACGGGGTGAGGAGGGCACAGAACGGATGGTGCAGGCACTAACAGAACTTCTCCGGCGGGCCCAGGCACCCCCAGCCCCCCGGAGCCGAGCATGTGAACCCTCTACCCCCCGTCGGTCTCGGGGACGGCCCCCGGGAAGGCCAGCAGGCCCCTGCAGGAAGAAGCAACAAGCAATAGTGGTGGCAGAAGCAGCTGTGACAATCCCCAAATCCGAGCCCCCACCTCCTGTGGTTCCAGTAAAACATCGAACTGGCAGCTGGAAGTGCAAGGAGGGGCCTGGCCCAGGACCTGGGACTCCCAAGCGTGGAGGACAGTCTGGGCGAGGAGGCCGTGGAGGCAGAGGCCGAGGCCGCGGCGGTCttcccatcatgatcaagtttgTTTCAAAGGCCAAAAGAGTGAAGATGGAACAGTTGTCCTTGGGATTTGAATCAGGTCAGGGTCAAGAGCAACATGAGGAAAGCTGGCAGGATGCTTCCCAAGGAAGAGTTGGATCTGGACAGGGAGAGGGCCCCTGCTGGAGGAAGGAACAGAagctggaggaagagggagaggaggaagaggaagaagagaaagacaaggaggaggaggatgaagagaagcaagagaaagcTGTAGCCAAGGAAGAGACAATGCTAGCTGAGGAAAAGCAAGAGACAAAGCTGCCATCCCCACCCCTGACTCCTCCAGGCCCTCCACCCCCTCTGACCCcttcacctcccccacccccctcaaCATCTCCTCCACCCCCACTCTGCCCTCCACCACCTCCAGTGTCCCCTCTGCCCCTACCATCTCCTCCACCCCCTCCTGCTCCAGAGGAGCAGGAAGAATCCCTTCCTCCCGTGGTCCCAGCTACATGCTCCAGGAAGAGGGGCCGGCCTCCCCTGACTCCCAGCCAGCGGGCAGAGCGGGAAGCTGCTCGGGCAGTGccagagggcacctctcctcccaCTCCAACCCCCAGCACCACCATGGGTGGTCCTCTGGAAGACAGCCCCACTATGGTCCCCAAAAGCACCACCTTTCTGAAGAATATCCGGCAGTTTATTATGCCTGTGGTGAGTGCCCGCTCCTCCCGTGTCATCAAGACCCCCCGGCGATTTATGGATGAAGACACCCCCAAGCCCCCAAAGGTAGAGGTCTCACCTATTCTGCGGCCTCCTGTTGCCACCTCCCCACTTGCTCCTCAGGAACCAGCACCAGCCCCTTCTCCGCCACGTGCCCCAACCCCTCCTTCTACCCCAATTCCACTCCCTGAGAAGAGACGATCTATCCTAAGGGAACCCACGTTTCGCTGGACCTCACTGACACGGGAACTGCCCCCTCCTCCGCCTGCCCCTccgccagccccacccccaccccctatcCCTGTCACTCCATCCCGGAGGCCTCTGCTCCTTCGGGCCCCACAGTTTACCCCAAGTGAGGCCCACCTGAAGATCTACGAATCGGTGCTTACTACTCCTCCTCTCGGGGCTCCTGAAGCCCCTGAGCCAGAGCCGCCTCCCACCGATGACTCTCCAGCTGAGCCTGAGCCACGGGCAGCAGGCCGCACCAACCACCTCAGCCTGCCTCGATTTGCCCCCGTGGTCGTCACTCCTGTTAAGGCTGAGGTGCCCCCTCCTGGGGCCCCAGCCCCAAACAGTGGGCAGCAGCAGCCTCAGGCTCAGCTTCAGCAGCCCCTGCAAGCCTTACACACCCAGCCGCTACCCCAGGCACTGCCGCCACAGCAGCCACAGTCGCCACCCCAGGAAAGGGCCCGGATCACAAGCCTGGGCTCCTTGCCACTGTCTGGTGTGGAAGAGAAGATGTTCAGCCTTCTCAAGAGAGCCAAGGTGCAGCTGTTCAAGAttgaccagcagcagcagcagaaggTGGCGTCCACCATGCCG CCCAGCCCTGGGGGGCAAATGGAGGAGGTCGTGGGGGCTGTCAAGCAGATCCCAGATAGAGGTTCTGTCAGGTCTGAAGATGAGTCGATGGAAACGAAGAGAGAGAGACCGTCG GGCCCCGAGTCCCCTGTGCAAGGCCCCCGCATCAAACATGTCTGCCGCCATGCTGCTGTGGCCCTGGGTCAGGCCCGAGCCATGGTGCCTGAAGATGTCCCCCGCCTCAGTGCTCTCCCGCTTCGGGATCGGCAGGATCTCGCCACGGAGG ATACGTCATCAGCATCTGAGACTGAGAGTGTCCCGTCACAGTCCCAGCAGGGAAAGGTGGAGTCCTCAGGGCCTGGGGGAGACTCAGAGCCTGCTGGGTCTGGAGGGTCCCTGGCACATACACCCCGGCGCTCCATGCCTTCCCATCATGGCAAGAAGATGCGGATGGCACGGTGTGGACACTGTCGGGGCTGCCTGCGTGTGCAGGACTGTGGGTCCTGTGTCAACTGTCTGGACAAGCCCAAGTTTGGGGGCCCCAACACCAAGAAGCAGTGCTGTGT ATACCGGAAGTGCGACAAGATAGAGGCTCGGAAGATGGAACGGCTGGCTAAAAAAG GCCGGACGATAGTGAAGACGCTGTTGCCCTGGGATTCCGATGAATCTCCTGAGGCCTCCCCTGGTCCTCCAGGCCCACGCCGGGGGGCGGGAGCTGGGGGGCCCCGGGAGGAGGTGGTGGCCTCCCCAGGGACCGAGGAGCAGGACTCCCTCCTGCAGCGCAAGTCAGCCCGGCGCTGCGTCAAACAGCGACCCTCCTATGATATCTTCGAGGACTCGGATGACTCAGAGCCTGGGGGTCCTCCTGCTCCCCGGCGTCGGAACCCCCGAGAGAATG AGCTGCCAATGCTAGAACCTGAGGAGCAGAGCCGGCCCCGCAAACCCACCCTGCAGCCTGTGTTGCAGCTCAAGGCCCGAAGGCGCCCAGACAAG GATGCTTTGGCCCCTGGTCCCTATGCTTCTTTTCCCAATGGCTGGACTGGAAAACAGAAGTCCCCCGATGGTGTGCACCGGGTCCGTGTGGATTTTAAG GAGGATTGTGATCTGGAGAACGTGTGGCTGATGGGTGGCCTGAGTGTGCTCACCTCTGTGCCAGGCGGGCCGCCGATGgtgtgcttactgtgtgccagcaaAGGCCTGCATGAG CTGGTGTTCTGCCAAGTCTGCTGTGACCCTTTCCACCCATTCTGCCTGGAAGAGGCTGAGCGGCCCCTGCCCCAACATCATGACACCTGGTGCTGCCGCCGTTGCAAGTTCTGCCATGTCTGTGGGCGCAAGGGCCGGGGATCTAAG CACCTCCTGGAGTGTGAGCGCTGCCGCCATGCTTATCACCCAGCCTGCCTGGGGCCCAGCTACCCAACCCGGGCCACACGCAAACGGCGCCACTGG ATCTGCTCAGCCTGCGTGCGCTGTAAAAGCTGTGGGGCGACTCCAGGCAAGAACTGGGACGTCGAGTGGTCTGGAGATTACAGCCTCTGCCCCAGGTGCACCCAGCTCTATGAGAAAG gAAACTACTGCCCAATCTGCACACGCTGCTACGAAGATAACGACTATGAGAGCAAGATGATGCAGTGCGCACAGTGTGACCACTGGGTGCATGCCAAGTGCGAGGGACTCTCAG ATGAAGATTATGAGATCCTTTCAGGGCTACCAGACTCGGTGCTGTACACCTGTGGACCGTGTGCTGGGGCCACGCACCCCCGCTGGCGAGAGGCCCTGAGTGGAGCCCTGCAGGAGGGGCTGCGCCGGGTGCTCCAGGGCCTGCTGAGCTCCAAGGTGGCAGGCCCACTGCTGCTGTGCACCCAG TGTGGGCAGGATGGAAAGCAGCTGCACCCAGGGCCCTGTGATCTGCAAGTTGTGAGTCAGCGCTTCGAGGAAGGCCACTACAAGTCAGTG CTTCATGGAGGACGTGGTGGGCATCCTGATGAGGCACTCGGAAGGAGAGACCCCAGAGCGCCGGGCTGGAGGCCAGATGAAGGGGCTCCTACTGAAG CTGCTAGAGTCTGCGTTCGGCTGGTTCGACGCCCACGACCCCAAGTACTGGCGACGGAGTACCCGGCTGCCAAA ACATGTCAGATGCTGGCCCTGCCTGTCCACAGCGGAGTCCTTCCCAATGCCGTGTTGCCCCCATCCTTGGACCATGTCTACGCTCAGTGGAGGCAGCAGGAACCAGAGACCCCAGAATCAGGGCAGCCTCCAGGGGACCCTTCAGCAG CTCTCCAGGGCAAGGATCCAGCTGCTTTCTCACACCTGGAGGACCCCCGTCAGTGTGCACTTTGCCTCAAATATGGGGATGCAGACTCTAAG GAGGCAGGGCGGCTCCTGTACATCGGGCAGAATGAATGGACACACGTCAACTGTGCCATTTGGTCAGCTGAAGTGTTTGAAGAAAATGATGGCTCCCTCAAGAATGTGCACGCTGCTGTGGCTCGAGGGAGACAGATG CGCTGTGAGCTCTGCCTGAAGCCTGGAGCCACGGTGGGCTGCTGCCTCTCCTCCTGCCTCAGCAACTTCCACTTCATGTGCGCCCGGGCCAGCTACTGCATCTTCCAGGATGACAAGAAAGTGTTCTGCCAGAAACACACAGACCTGCTGGACGGCAAG GAGATCGTGACCCCGGATGGGTTTGATGTTCTCCGACGAGTCTATGTGGACTTCGAAGGCATCAACTTCAAGCGCAAGTTCTTGACAGGGCTCGAACCTGATGCCATCAATGTGCTTATCG GCTCCATCCGAATTGACTCCTTGGGTACCCTGTCTGATCTCTCAGACTGTGAGGGACGGCTCTTCCCCATTGGCTACCA ATGCTCCCGTCTCTACTGGAGCACGGTGGATGCTCGGCGACGCTGCTGGTATCGGTGCCGAATTCTGGAGTATCGGCCATGGGGGCCAAGGGAAGCGCCGGTTCACCTGGAGGCAGCAGAAGAGAACCAGACCATTGTGCACAGCCCCGCCCCTTCCTCAG TGCCCCCAGATCATGTGGACCCCCTACCAGATACTGATGCCCTTATCCCTGGAGCTCCTGAGCACCACTCACCCATTCAGAACCTGGACACCCCACTTCGAATGGATCCAAGCAGTGCCCCTCCTCCAGTCCCTCGCTCCTTCTTGGGGGCTCGTATCAAAGTGCCCAACTACTCACCATCCCGGAGGCCCTTAGGGGGTGTCTCCTTCggacctctcccctcccctg GAAGTCCATCTTCTCTGACCCACCACATCCCTACAGTGGGAGATCTGGACTTCCCAGCTCCCCCAAGACGCTCGCGTCGTCCCAGCCCTCTGGCCCCCAGGCTGCCACCATCACGGCGGGCCTCTTCCCCTCTCAGAACCTCCCCTCAGCTCAGGGTGCCCCCTCCTACCTCAGTCGTTAGAGCCCTCACACCTACCTCAGGGGAGCTGGCTCCCCCTGGCCTGGCCCCGTCTCCTCCGCCACCCCCTGAAGATTTGGGCCCAGACTTTGAGGACATGGAGGTGGTGTCAGGACTGAGTGCTGCTGACCTGGACTTTGCGGCCAGCCTGCTGGGGACTGAGCCCTTCCAGGAAGAGATTGTGGCTGCAGGGGCAGTGGGGAGCAGCCGCGGGGGCCCAGGAGACAGCTCTGAGGAGgaggccagccccagcccccgctACATGCACTTCCCTGTGACTGTGGTGTctggccctgccctggcccccagCGCCCTTCCTGGAGCCCCCCGCATTGAACAGCTGGACGGAGTGGATGATGGCACAGACAGCGAGGCTGAGGCAGTCCAGCAGCCTCGGGGCCAGGGGACTCCTCCGTCAGGACCAGGAGTGGGCCGGGCTGGGGTCATTGGGTCTGTAGGGGACAGGGCCCGACCTCCTGAGGACTTGCCATCAGAAATTGTGGATTTTGTGTTGAAGAACCTAGGGGGATCTGGGGATGGGGGTGCTGGGCCCAGAGAGGAGCCACTCCCTCCAGCACCTCCCCTGGCCAATGGCAACCAGCCCCACCAGGGCTTGCCCCCTAACCCAGCTGACCCTACCCGGACGTTTGCCTGGCTCCCTGGGGCCCCAGGAGTCCGGGTGTTGAGCCTGGGTCCTGCCCCTGAGCCCCCCAAACCTGCCACATCCAAAATCATCCTTGTCAACAAATTGGGGCAAGTGTTTGTGAAGATGGCTGGAGAGGGTGAACCTGTCTCCCCCCCAGTGAAGCAGCCACCTCTGCCCCCTCCCATccccccagcagcccctgctTCCTGGACTCTGCCCCCAGGACCGCTGCTGGGTGTACTGCCGGTGGTAGGGGTGGTCCGCCCTGCCcccccacctgttccccctccacTGACACTGGTATTGAGCAGTGGGCCCCCCAGCCCGCCCCATCAAGCCATCCGCGTCAAGAGGGTGTCCACCTTCTCTGGCCGTTCCCCACCAGCGCCTCCCCCAAGCAAGACCCCCCGGCTGGAGGCAGACAGAGAGTCCTTGGAGGATGCCTCTCAGGGGCTGGGGCTTAGTGGCAGCGG GTGTAGCCGAGTGAGGATGAAAACCCCCACGGTGCGTGGAGTTCTCGACCTGGATGATCCTGGGGAGCCCACTGGGGAGGAAAGCCCAAG GCCCCTCCAGGACCGGTCCCCTCTGCTGTCATTTCCAGAAAGTGATCCTCCCCGAGCCCCTGATGGTCCCCCTGACCTGCTGCTTGAGTCCCAGTGGCACCATTACTCAG GTGAGGCTTCAAGCTCTGAGGAAGAACCTCCATCCCCAGAGGACAAAGAGAACCAGGCCCCAAAACGGGCTGGCCCACATCTGCGCTTCGAGATCAGCAGTGAAGATGGGTTCAGCGTGGAGGCAGAGAGCTTGGAAG GAGCATGGAGAACTCTGATTGAGAAGGTGCAAGAGGCCCGAGGGCATGCCCGGCTCAGACATCTCTCCTTTAGTG GAATGAGTGGGGCAAGGCTCCTGGGCATTCACCACGACGCTGTCATCTTCCTGGCAGAGCAGCTGCCTGGGGCCCAGCGCTGCCAGCACTATAAGTTCCGCTATCACCAGCAGGGAGAGGGCCAGGAGGAACCGCCCCTGAATCCTCATGGGGCGGCCCGCGCTGAAGTCTATCTCCG GAAGTGCACCTTTGACATGTTCAACTTCCTGGCCTCCCAGCACCGGGTGCTCCCTGAGGGAGCCACCTGTGATGAGGAAGAAGACGAGGTGCAGCTCAGGTCAACCAG ACGTGCCACCAGCCTAGAGCTGCCCATGGCCATGCGTTTTCGCCACCTCAAGAAGACGTCCAAAGAGGCTGTGGGTGTCTACAG ATCTGCCATCCACGGGCGGGGCCTGTTCTGTAAGCGCAACATCGATGCGGGCGAGATGGTCATTGAGTACTCTGGTATTGTCATTCGCTCTGTGCTGACTGACAAGCGGGAGAAGTTCTACGATGGGAAG GGCATTGGGTGCTACATGTTCCGCATGGATGACTTCGACGTAGTGGATGCCACCATGCATGGCAATGCTGCCCGCTTCATCAACCACTCGTGTGAGCCCAACTGCTTCTCTCGAGTCATTCACGTGGAGGGCCAGAAGCACATAGTTATCTTTGCCCTGCGCCGCATCCTGCGTGGTGAGGAGCTCACCTATGACTACAAGTTCCCAATTGAGGATGCCAGCAACAAGCTGCCCTGCAACTGTGGCGCCAAGCGCTGCCGGCGGTTTCTTAACTGA